One window of the Nicotiana tabacum cultivar K326 chromosome 4, ASM71507v2, whole genome shotgun sequence genome contains the following:
- the LOC107769522 gene encoding uncharacterized protein LOC107769522 isoform X2 — translation MESDSSPARYLLKIESFSLLSDNGINKYESNEFESSGYKWKMIIYPYGDGSGHDHISIYLAIVGTSSLHAGWEVNATLSFLIFDQIHDNYVVIRGMERRFRNIKTEWGFSKCISRATFKDPSNGYLVNDSCIFGVDVYVNSNHGVGECMLLKDVKAYKHEWNISEFTKLKNELFSEEFTVGGYKWKILLYPTGCSGQNGESISIYLELVGAKGFDCRKRVHGKYSISVKDQISGAHRKMTVGSYWFSAACYIWGWGAFMTR, via the exons ATGGAAAGTGATTCGTCGCCGGCACGTTACCTGTTGAAAATTGAATCATTTTCCTTGCTCTCAGACAATGGCATTAACAAGTATGAATCAAATGAGTTCGAGTCGAGCGGCTACAAATG GAAAATGATCATTTATCCTTATGGAGATGGATCAGGACATGACCATATATCTATATACTTGGCCATTGTTGGGACTagctccctacatgctggttggGAGGTGAATGCCACACTTAGCTTCTTGATATTTGATCAAATTCATGACAACTATGTTGTAATAAGAG GAATGGAGCGGCGTTTTCGCAATATCAAGACTGAATGGGGTTTCTCAAAATGCATCTCCCGTGCAACATTTAAAGATCCCTCTAATGGTTACCTTGTTAATGACAGTTGTATCTTCGGAGTAGATGTATATGTCAACAGTAATCATGGAGTAGGTGAATGTATGTTGTTGAAAGATGTCAAGGCTTATAAGCACGAATGGAATATTTCTGAATTCACAAAATTGAAGAATGAGTTGTTTTCTGAGGAATTTACTGTTGGCGGTTACAAATG GAAAATTTTGCTATATCCTACAGGTTGTAGTGGACAAAATGGCGAGAGCATCTCCATCTATCTTGAATTAGTTGGTGCTAAAGGATTTGATTGTCGAAAAAGGGTCCACGGAAAATATAGCATTTCCGTCAAAGACCAGATTAGTGGTGCACATCGCAAGATGACTG TTGGTTCATATTGGTTTTCAGCTGCTTGTTACATTTGGGGATGGGGGGCATTTATGACACGCTAA
- the LOC107769522 gene encoding uncharacterized protein LOC107769522 isoform X1 encodes MGAIVADEGSEVSMESDSSPARYLLKIESFSLLSDNGINKYESNEFESSGYKWKMIIYPYGDGSGHDHISIYLAIVGTSSLHAGWEVNATLSFLIFDQIHDNYVVIRGMERRFRNIKTEWGFSKCISRATFKDPSNGYLVNDSCIFGVDVYVNSNHGVGECMLLKDVKAYKHEWNISEFTKLKNELFSEEFTVGGYKWKILLYPTGCSGQNGESISIYLELVGAKGFDCRKRVHGKYSISVKDQISGAHRKMTVGSYWFSAACYIWGWGAFMTR; translated from the exons ATGGGTGCTATCGTGGCTGACG AAGGGTCAGAAGTTAGCATGGAAAGTGATTCGTCGCCGGCACGTTACCTGTTGAAAATTGAATCATTTTCCTTGCTCTCAGACAATGGCATTAACAAGTATGAATCAAATGAGTTCGAGTCGAGCGGCTACAAATG GAAAATGATCATTTATCCTTATGGAGATGGATCAGGACATGACCATATATCTATATACTTGGCCATTGTTGGGACTagctccctacatgctggttggGAGGTGAATGCCACACTTAGCTTCTTGATATTTGATCAAATTCATGACAACTATGTTGTAATAAGAG GAATGGAGCGGCGTTTTCGCAATATCAAGACTGAATGGGGTTTCTCAAAATGCATCTCCCGTGCAACATTTAAAGATCCCTCTAATGGTTACCTTGTTAATGACAGTTGTATCTTCGGAGTAGATGTATATGTCAACAGTAATCATGGAGTAGGTGAATGTATGTTGTTGAAAGATGTCAAGGCTTATAAGCACGAATGGAATATTTCTGAATTCACAAAATTGAAGAATGAGTTGTTTTCTGAGGAATTTACTGTTGGCGGTTACAAATG GAAAATTTTGCTATATCCTACAGGTTGTAGTGGACAAAATGGCGAGAGCATCTCCATCTATCTTGAATTAGTTGGTGCTAAAGGATTTGATTGTCGAAAAAGGGTCCACGGAAAATATAGCATTTCCGTCAAAGACCAGATTAGTGGTGCACATCGCAAGATGACTG TTGGTTCATATTGGTTTTCAGCTGCTTGTTACATTTGGGGATGGGGGGCATTTATGACACGCTAA